AAAATAACGTTGGCATAAATGGAATTCCATATCATCTTGGTTTTGTTCGGCAGTAATCTTGCAAATTATTTTAAAATTATCTGCTTAAAGATTGCAGTTTAGCAAAATTCAATGCACCATTTTCATGGTTTTAAAATTATGATTCTGAATGTATTAAGTGCATCACGATAGCTTTGCTTAATGTAAGAATAAACGTATTTTAGCGCAATGCAAAATTTTGCTTCGAGTGTTTTGTCGGATTAATGTCATGATCAACAACAGCTTTCGCTCTCCAAGAACAGCGCATCCATGGTGGCAAGATCCACTTTTTGTGGCGGCGGTGGTTTTGGCATTGTTGATGCATGTGCTGTTTTTATCGCTGCAATTTGCGATGCCGCAAAACAGTGATGTGGCGAGTCAAGATATTGCAGTGACGCTCCGCCCAAGTGTCGACAAAATTAAACAGGCAGATTTCCTGGCTCAAGCCGATCAGCAAGGCAGTGGCACCTTCCGTGAAGCTCATCGTATGTCTTCAGACATGCCTGCGCAAACTGATGATGTCAGTGCAGGGGAGCAACAGCTTGAGGCTTTGGAGCAAATCCAGCAGAAACGTGAACTTAAATTTGAAGAAAAAGTCTTGATGACCATGCTCAGTTGGCAAAAGCAAACAGAGCTCAGTGAGCGTAAAAAAGCCATGGAGGAATTGAACAGTCAATTCCAAGCCAAAGCTGCTATGGTGGCGAGTTTAGAAGCGCAGTATTTAAAGAAACAACAAAATTTTAGTCGTCAGCAAAAAATCAAAACTATTGATGGTATTCAAGCCAAGCAAGATGCTGCCGCAGGGTATCTTGATAAATTCCGTGAAAAAGTCGAAGTCTATGGCAACCGCTATTATCCTGATTTGGCCAAACAACAACGTCTTTCGGGTGAAGTTCGTCTAATGGTGATTTTAAATGCATCAGGCGGTATTCGCGCGATTCGTTTGATTGAAAGTTCAGGTCATGCGATTTTAGATGAAGCAGCAAAAAATTCAGTCCGCCGTGGTGCACCTTTTGGGGCATTCGACGCCAAGATGAAAGATATATCTGAGCTTAGAATTGTGCGGACTTGGAAATTTGATCCTGCTGATGCTGAATTTGAAGTGCGCTGATGGCTTTTAATTCTTTTAATGATTGTAGGCTGATGATTCTAATTGGTCGTTGATGCCTGATAGCTTCTCAGGATTTCGCAAATCTCGACACTGAAATGGCTATACCATTTTTCCTTTCCTAATGTTTGAGCCAGCAAATGTTCTGCATCGAGATGCCATGCGTGAATATCATCTAAGCGATTCCAATAAGATAAAGCGATTTCACGCCCATCTTCACACAGACTTTCAAATTTTTCACAATGATAATCTGAAATCGCTTTTTCTCTGAGTTGTCGTGCCAGGATATTGTATTCAGTATCTAATGTGTTAATTTAAGCTTGGAATAT
The sequence above is drawn from the Acinetobacter lanii genome and encodes:
- a CDS encoding energy transducer TonB — protein: MINNSFRSPRTAHPWWQDPLFVAAVVLALLMHVLFLSLQFAMPQNSDVASQDIAVTLRPSVDKIKQADFLAQADQQGSGTFREAHRMSSDMPAQTDDVSAGEQQLEALEQIQQKRELKFEEKVLMTMLSWQKQTELSERKKAMEELNSQFQAKAAMVASLEAQYLKKQQNFSRQQKIKTIDGIQAKQDAAAGYLDKFREKVEVYGNRYYPDLAKQQRLSGEVRLMVILNASGGIRAIRLIESSGHAILDEAAKNSVRRGAPFGAFDAKMKDISELRIVRTWKFDPADAEFEVR